From the genome of Planctomycetia bacterium:
CGTGGAATTGATGTCGCTCGACGGCATGGCCGGCTTCAAGTTCACGCACTCCGATCTTTACGTGCTGGAGCGCGTGATGCAGCATGTCGGGCCGGCGAAGATCGTGTACTTCGGCACCGATGAAATGCTCTGCCACGGCCTCGCGATCGGGGCCCACGGCGGCATCGGCACCACCTACAACTTCATGCCGAAACTGATTCTCGAAGTCGCCACGCTTTCGGCCGAACGCCGCTGGGACGAGGCCCGAGAAGTGCAAAAGAAGGTGAACGAGATCGTGGAAGTGCTGCTGACTTTCCACGGCATCGCAGCGACGAAACAGATCTTAGTCTGGCAAGGCCACATCGCCGAACCCAGATGCGCTCCGCCCAGAGCTTCGCTCAACGCAGAACAACAACAGACGCTAAGAGCCAAGCTGATGAATACGGCGATCGCGGAGACGCTTATCAAAGAATGACGAATATCGAAGGAGGCGATGCCATGCTCCGCGTCTTTTTTCGCCTGCTGATCGCCGGCGATCTTCTCGGTATTGTGTTGGCGATTGCGATTTGGATTGAGTCGATGTCTCCCGAGCAAGGCGCAAATATGGTCCTGATGATGCTGCCGATGATCGCCTTCCCGACGCTGTTGTGCGGGCTCGGCATTCTCTTGTTCATCTCTGCCGCGGGTGAGCGATTCGGTCGTTGGGAACGACGCTTCGGTACATTGCTTGGCGCCGCGAGTCTCATTATCTTCGGAAGCTTGTTCGCTCTTGGATGAACACACACCTCCGAGGCGAGCGGCCGGTGTGAACCGGCCGTTGGGAGTGCGCCAAGCATCGCGGCGCTGCACGCCGAAGTAGCAGGCACGTTTCACGTGCCGTCCGCCAAGCGCGACTTTGGGCAACCCTATCCGACTCCCTCACCGAACGACGCACGTGGTTGCGGCACGTGGAACGTGCCTACTACTTGAGAGAGTAGCCAAGAGAAGATCGTTCGGCAGGTTCAACGGGGGCCTCACGGCACCCCGCTCGCTTCGGAGGTCGAGCGCTCGACCATCGACATAACTTGCCCGTCGGCTCAGAGCATGATAGCATCGAATTAGCATCTAATTCCATGCGAAAGGATTTGTGCCATGCTCAATCTATCGAGCGGCATCGACTCGCTGACCAACTTCAAGCGGCAGACCGCCGAGTATCTCTCGCAACTGCACAAGACCGGCGAACCGGTAGTGCTTACCGTCAACGGCAAGGCCGAGGTCGTGGTCCAAGACGCCCAGGCATATCAAAAACTGGTCGAAGCGGCAGCCAAGGCCGATCGCGAGGAAACCGTTGCAGCGATCCGTGCCGGACTCGCGGATGTCGCAGCGAAGCGAACGAAGCCGGCCCGCGCCGCTTTGAAGGCGTTGGCTAAGAAGTACGGCATCCCCACAACCGGCGCTTAACGTGAAGAAGTATCACGTCCGGCTTACTGGCCTCCGAGGCGAGCGGCCGGTGTGAACCGGCCGTTGGGAGTGCGCCAAGCATCGCGGCGCCGCATGCCGAAGTAGCAGGCACGTTCCACGTGCCGTCCGCCACTTGCGATCCCAAGTAACGCGACACGACGCACGTGGTCGCGGCACGTGGAACGTGCCTACTACTTGAGAGAGCGGTCGAGAGAAGATCGTTCGGCAGGTTCAACGGGGGCCTCACGGCACCCCGCTCGCCTCGGAGCCGAGCGCTTGTCCCCATCTGACCCCCGACCCCTGACCTCCGACCCCTTCCTCACTTCACCTCAACCACATCCACCTGCACGAACTGGCCGTTGAACGGCAGGGGGGCCGGGGCCACATCCGGCACCACGAGCTTCTTGAAGTTGGCGATCATCTTGCCGTTTTGGCCGTCGCCGTGAAACGTGATCGTCGCGCCCCCTTCGATCTCGATCGTTTGCGTGTAGTCGATCGTAAAAATCTGATGGCCGACTTTATCTTGCCGGTTGAGGAAGTAGTGCGACTCCGGCGAGGAGACGCTGATTTGATAAACGTTGTACGTGGCGTTGTTCTTCTCGCCGCCGATGTAGAAATAGTCGCCGACTTGCTTGCCCCCCTTATACATCATCGGCTCGACGACGCCACGGAACCGGAGCGTCACTTGATAGCGCTTCCCCTTCTCGCCGCCGAAGGTCTTCTTCACCGTGAAGTTGTCGGTCTTCATCGGGTCGCCCGTTACGATCGCCGAGGTGCCGGTCGCCCCTTCCTTCGGATTCTCGGGCATCGCTTCCTTCATCGGAAACTCGAAGCGATAGCCGTTGATCGAAGCACCCGGATTGTCCCCCTCGGCGGCGCGGGCTGCGCTGAAAGACGGAACGACGAACATACCGAGCACGAGACCGGTGAGTGCGAGGAGGGAGCGATTCATGGTTAGGGCCGTTGGTTGGATTACGTTTGGTGGGCGGAAGCGGCGACGTCGCGATTCTAGCAGGTAGTTGCGGCTCGCACAGCATGCGGAACCGGCGGCAGGCATGGCAACCGCGCCGCTCGCCGATTACGATGGCGCGGAGTAGAGAGTGCGTAGAGTTCGTCGCGAAGGAGAATCGAAATCATGCCGCGCCGCATCCCGTATTTCCAGATCGCGCCCGACGCCGTCAAGATCCTCGCCGCGGCGAAGCCCTATCTCGAAGCCTCGGGCATCGACGCGCGTCTTAAGGCCTTGGTCGAGTTGCGCGTGTCGCAGATCAACGGCTGTGCCTTCTGCGTCGATATGCACTCGCGCGAGGCGCGGCAAGCCGGCGAAACGCAGCAAAGGCTCGATTGCCTCCCGGTCTGGCGCGAGACCTCGTTCTACGACGACCGCGAACGGGCCGCGCTCGCCTGGGCCGAATCCGTGACGAACGTCTCGACGACCGGCGTGCCCGACGCCGTGTATGACGAAGCGCAGCGGCACTTCGCCGATAAAGACCTCGTCGACCTCACGCTCGTCGTCGCGTTGATGAACGCGTGGAATCGGATGGCGATCAGCTTCCGCCAAGGCCCCGCGAAGCGAGCCGAGATGTAGAGCCCGCGCGCGGCGATCGTCACTTCGCGCCGAGAGATCACTTCACGTCAAGAGTTTACTTCGTACCGGGAAACGGCTCGCTGTGCAGATCGCCGGTTCGGCCGAAGTATTGCACGCGTCGGCCCGCGATCTGCACGAAGTACCCGACGCAGCCGGCCGCGGTCGTGAGCCGGACGAACTTGGGATACATGATCTCGCCGCGCTGCGCCTTGCGAATCGCCGCTTCGACGGCTTGCGGTGCGAACGCCTCGGCGATCGCCGGCTGCTCGCCGTGCGCTATCGAGACGACGAGCGAGTCGCCGTCGGGCAGGTAAAACGTATTCTCCTGCCGGCTGTAATCGGCGTGATACCGCTCGACGCCGATCTGCATGAGCCGCCCGACGACCTCACCGAACGAGATGGTGCCCGCGAGCGAGGCAGCGACGCACTCACGGATTACGGCCTGTTGCGTATCGTTCAACTCTCACTCTCCTTAGTGATAAAATCGGCAAACGAACTCATTGAGGCATTAACCCCGCTTCCGCCCCAGCGGTGATTCGCCGAGCGTGAGGCGGGTTTGTAGTTCGGCGGCGCGGCGTTCGAGGCCGGCGAGGTCGTCGATCGTCCGGCGGATCTCGCGGCATTCCGTTTCGGCCGGGGCGAACAACCGTGCGACGGCGGCCGGCCCTTCGCGGCGAGCGCGGAACGCCGCGATCTCGCGACCGATCCCGCGCTTCAAGCGCGATGTGAACAACCAGAGCAGCAGGCCGCACCAACCGACGAGCACGACGCCGGCCGCTAAGAAAAACTCGAAGCCGTAGAGCGGCCGGGGCGTCGCACCGCTTAACTCGACTGCGAGCCAGGAGTCGTAGAGGAAGTTTTTCAGAAAGCGAAACACAAGCGCTCCGACCACCGCGACGAGCAACACCTCGTAGCAGAATCGAACGAACCAGCCGGCTCTTTCTCGGGCCAGTCGATCGACCGAAGCTTGCAGATCGGCCGCGGCCGCTTCGACGAATTCGCGCGCCGCGCCGGCCGCTTGCAGCGAGACGTCGGCGAACTTCGTGCCGCGCCGATCGATGCCTGCCTCGCCTGCATAGCCGTCGACGATGATCGACGCCGTGCGCAGATCGCTTTCGCTCCAAGCTTGCGCGGCGGCGCGCGTCGAGGCGGTTTCCTGATCGCGGCGATCACGAAACTGCTTGAGCCGGCGCGTCCCCTCGAACATCCCCCAGAGCGCCAGTTGCGAAGGACTGCGCACGCGCGACAGGCCGTAGCCCGAGACGAGCGTGCCGAGCGCTTGGTAGCCGCGCAGCAAACAAGCGAACGGACTGAAACCCCAGCGCACGGCCACGGCATCGACCAGTCGGTCTTCCCACAAACGACGACTATTCTCGAGCTCTCCGCACACGCGCTCGACGAGCACGACGGAAAGTTTGGTCCGCTGTTCGAGAATGGCCGCTTCGAGCGGCGCGAGGGGCGCGGTGGCGGCGTTGAGCCGCTTGCGGCAGGCGGCGACCGTCTCTTGCACGAGGTCGAGAAAGTTGGCGCGGCGAATCCGAGCCGCGGCGCTGCCGGCAAGTTGCCGAGTAAGAAAATCGACGAGCCGTCCGAACTCGCCGTGCGGGGCGTTGCCCGCCTTGGCTTCGGCAAGCGCCGCCGGGCCGTCGACGAAGAACATCTCGCCGGTCGCGAAGTCGTCGGCCAAGACGCGCCGCCAATCTTCGCGCAGGTCGTCGTCTTGGTCGGCATGGGTCTGCACGAAGATGAGCCTGGCGCCGGATGCCGCCGCGGCGAGCTCGGCCGAGACGCGCGCGCTGCGATACTTCTGTTGCGTCGTCACGACGAGCAGCACATCGCAATGCGGAAGCAACTCGCGCAGCCGCGCCAGGTTCGTGCCGCCGGCGGTGTCGTCCTCGGCGGTCGTGTCGGGGTCGGGGCAATCGATCACGACCAACTCGCGCAACAGCGGCAGGTCGCGCCGCACGACGTTCACCGTTTCCGGCGCGATGCCGAACGTCTCCGGACCCAAGCCGGGACGGCAAATAAATACCGGCAACTTCGTCGTCGGCCGAAGTCGACCGGCCGGGCTCACGTCGTCGCCGACCAGCGCATCGACCAGCGTGCTCTTGCCGACGCCGGTGCCGCCGAGCGTAG
Proteins encoded in this window:
- a CDS encoding type II toxin-antitoxin system Phd/YefM family antitoxin, with the protein product MLNLSSGIDSLTNFKRQTAEYLSQLHKTGEPVVLTVNGKAEVVVQDAQAYQKLVEAAAKADREETVAAIRAGLADVAAKRTKPARAALKALAKKYGIPTTGA
- a CDS encoding carboxymuconolactone decarboxylase family protein; its protein translation is MPRRIPYFQIAPDAVKILAAAKPYLEASGIDARLKALVELRVSQINGCAFCVDMHSREARQAGETQQRLDCLPVWRETSFYDDRERAALAWAESVTNVSTTGVPDAVYDEAQRHFADKDLVDLTLVVALMNAWNRMAISFRQGPAKRAEM
- a CDS encoding DUF1398 domain-containing protein, yielding MQIGVERYHADYSRQENTFYLPDGDSLVVSIAHGEQPAIAEAFAPQAVEAAIRKAQRGEIMYPKFVRLTTAAGCVGYFVQIAGRRVQYFGRTGDLHSEPFPGTK